A single window of Haliotis asinina isolate JCU_RB_2024 chromosome 5, JCU_Hal_asi_v2, whole genome shotgun sequence DNA harbors:
- the LOC137285130 gene encoding phosphoinositide 3-kinase adapter protein 1-like isoform X5, producing the protein MSKSNDIVVFHVPDAAEWCAYLMGLFRVNKSLRIKSMDLDSLEYENPPEVAKAAKDSYLIVILASPDMLHFMAEKAWFREPFKQLQGKTTVVAVLCYVDSGQFDDAVSDNYSRSSTWKHYVISSDYNENRNMVADMMDIVDKSDAPPPCVPSRSQRRHKKDSKGHADVKLKVIPNRVHGPQDDIVIAFKEEKRGTIQVSFTDLKTKYDTKALNPYTVKLKAPDLAPGNYILHVFQDAKEICKVPFYYTAPQESAFHSVEYLSQALQCETRAALDRKLVDALEKSIPEDDSLEFLFEKLKTNLAAGVTKSKSQYPTMLHFAAANGLTEFCSCLLDVPGSLIAFQVENCDGRDPADLADVYNHPELAQYIRDFMETAYLADACDLYTHMAAGYKNTSSGVETESYYMDMQGRGPSIPEEPEDPYSFALPPDLGTAPPPPLQPRASKLPPVPNKPRRQSADVKQTTNLSSTVVAANTGRETLPRVAMGSTSQNELLEIMDGVKEGNFNPHEALMLFKAWQQRNGEGQSRSFKERQNTLRQMREEYNTVITTVTTTADQISKKTSKPGFFARLISKRQKPPKHVLQISDPIATRSVRGGNHDSSSLRISNLSTTSSSSSSSRDSAASFANDHMSSSDESDSEQRHDVVYRRQTSSTRSLKQAKRESHRMEFLAQTDNMEAPPIPPRTYTRTNMARPVPQPRPPR; encoded by the exons ATGTCCAAATCGAATGACATAGTAGTGTTCCACGTTCCGGATGCAGCTGAGTGGTGTGCATACCTGATGGGGCTGTTTAGAGTGAATAAAAGCCTCAGAATCAAATCAATGGACTTGGATTCACTGGAGTATGAAAATCCTCCCGAGGTAGCTAAGGCGGCCAAAGACTCCTATCTCATCGTCATTTTGGCATCTCCTGACATGCTTCACTTTATGGCCGAGAAGGCCTGGTTCAGGGAGCCGTTCAAACAGTTGCAGGGCAAAACCACAGTGGTAGCAGTGTTGTGTTATGTGGACAGCGGACAGTTTGATGATGCTGTCTCTGACAATTATTCAAGGTCGTCGACATGGAAGCATTATGTGATAAGCAGTGATTACAATGAAAACAGGAACATGGTGGCTGACATGATGGACATTGTTGACAAGAGTGACGCACCGCCTCCATGTGTCCCTTCCAGATCACAGCGGAGACACAAGAAGGATTCCAAGGGCCATGCTGATGTGAAGCTGAAAGTGATCCCCAATCGTGTCCATGGG CCACAAGATGACATTGTGATCGCCTTCAAGGAAGAGAAAAGGGGAACTATTCAAGTCAGTTTCACTGATCTTAAAACCAAATACGACACCAAGGCACTGAATCCGTATACAGTCAAGTTAAAAGCaccag ATCTTGCACCCGGGAACTACATCCTTCATGTTTTTCAAGATGCCAAAGAAATTTGTAAGGTACCATTTTATTACACGGCACCGCAGGAAAGCGCGTTCCACTCAGTGGAGTATCTGTCTCAGGCTCTGCAATGTGAAACTAGGGCAGCGTTGGACCGGAAGCTGGTGGatgctctggaaaagagcaTTCCAGAGGACGATAGTCTGGAATTCTTGTTTGAAAAACTGAAGACCAACCTTGCTGCGG GAGTCACGAAGAGCAAGAGCCAGTACCCAACCATGCTGCATTTCGCAGCAGCAAACGGTCTGACGGAGTTTTGTTCCTGCCTGCTGGATGTTCCGGGATCCCTGATAGCCTTCCAGGTGGAGAACTGCGATGGCCGAGATCCAGCTGACCTCGCAGATGTCTACAATCATCCGGAACTGGCTCAGTATATACGAGATTTCATG GAGACGGCCTACCTCGCCGACGCGTGTGATCTCTACACCCATATGGCGGCAGGGTATAAAAACACGAGCTCCGGGGTTGAGACTGAAA GTTACTACATGGATATGCAGGGTCGGGGCCCTTCCATTCCTGAAGAACCGGAGGACCCATATTCCTTTGCCCTACCCCCCGACCTCGGCACTGCCCCACCTCCCCCTCTACAGCCCCGGGCATCCAAACTACCCCCAGTACCCAACAAGCCGAGACGACAGTCTGCAGATG TAAAACAGACGACAAATCTAAGTTCGACTGTTGTTGCAGCTAACACAGGTCGTG AAACCCTACCACGAGTTGCAATGGGTTCCACGAGTCAAAATGAACTACTAGAGATAATGGACGGCGTGAAAGAAGGAAACTTTAATCCCCACGAAGCCCTCATGCTGTTCAAAGCCTGGCAACAAAGGAACGGGGAAGGACAGTCAAGGTCCTTCAAAGAAAGACAG AACACCCTGCGGCAGATGCGAGAAGAGTACAACACTGTcattacgacagtcacaacaacGGCGGACCAGATATCTAAGAAGACCAGTAAACCCGGATTCTTTGCCAGACTTATCAGCAAGCGCCAGAAGCCTCCCAAACATGTCCTCCAGATATCT GATCCTATAGCCACTAGGTCGGTCCGAGGTGGAAACCACGATTCGTCCAGTCTTAGAATCAGCAACCTTAGCACTACGA GTTCATCCAGTTCTTCGTCCAGAGATAGCGCCGCCAGCTTTGCCAATGACCATATGAGCAGCAGTGACGAGAGTGAT TCTGAACAAAGACACGATGTAGTATATCGGAGACAAACCAGCTCAACGAGGTCTCTTAAACAAGCCAAG CGTGAATCGCACCGGATGGAGTTTCTGGCCCAGACGGACAACATGGAGGCGCCCCCCATACCGCCTCGCACCTACACCCGCACCAACATGGCACGCCCAGTCCCCCAGCCACGCCCACCCAGATGA